CAAAGTTTGAGATGCCGTAAACCTTTCCGATGGTGATGCCCGCAGCCATGCTCATGATGACAAAGAGGGGCAGAAAACGAAAATCCTGAACCTTTTCCAGATATTTTCTCATCGTGTTTTCCCGTCCTTACGGTATTTATTTCGGATCCGCCGGTCCGCTTACTTCTTCAGCCATTTCTTAATATCGTCCTTAGTCGGGATCTTTCCCACCGACTTGACCTTGCCGTCCACGACGACAGCGGGTGTGCCGAAGACGCCATGGGAGGCGATCTCCTTCATGTCCTTCACCT
This window of the Syntrophales bacterium genome carries:
- a CDS encoding thioredoxin family protein, giving the protein MEIKVLGPGCARCEQVEKLIREALKEEGLTADVSKVKDMKEIASHGVFGTPAVVVDGKVKSVGKIPTKDDIKKWLKK